A segment of the Collimonas fungivorans genome:
TGAGCAGCAGTATGATCGTCAGGCTGATAAAAAACGCCAGCGGCAAGGCGATATGCAAGGTCGAGCGCTGCTGGCGCCAGGCATACACTGCCCAGCCGGCGAACGGCCATGCCGGCCAGGCGAACCAGATGCCGTATTTAAGGTAATACGATAGTGCGGTCCAGGTCGGCCAGCTTAGCTGCTGCAGGTTGTAATTTTCCCAGGCGACCAGGCGGTTCAGCGCGCCCGGCAACAGCGCCCAGCTGGTGATCAGCCAGGCGGCTGCGACCAACAGGGCGACCGGCAAGGTCACTGCCAGCAAATCGCGGACGATGGCTTTTTCCCGTATCAGGGCCAGGCTCAGCAAACCGCACAGCAAGGCTAGCGGCAGCAGCCAGCCGCGGCTCAGGATCAGCAGGCCGAAGCTGAGGCCGAGCAGGGCTGCGCTGCGCAGGCTGCGTGCTTCGAACAGGCGCACTGCAACGTAGATTGAAAAAGCGACCAATGCGACCTGCAGGCTTTTGGCGGTAGGTTCGTGGCTCGGCAGCAGCAAGCCGAGGCAGCCGAGATAAATCAGGAAGGCGCCGTCGGCCAGGGTGCGGCCGAAATCCTGGGGTTCGGGCTGGCCGCCGAAAGCCAGGCGCAGCGGCTGTGCTTCGGTGCGGCGTCCCAGCAGGTAGGTGGCGTACCAGACCGACAGCGAGCCGACCAGGAAGAAGCCCACGGCCGGCAGGCGGCCTGCCAGCGGATCGCCCAGCAACCAGCCGAACAGCTTGATGAAAACGGCGCCGATCCAGTAAGTCAGAGGACTTTCGCCGGGCATCGGCAAGCCGACGATATTCGGCATCAGCCAGTCGGCGATGCTGCCGTGGGCCATGGTCCAGGCGATGCCGAAGCTGGAGGCGTCTTCATTTTTCCAGGGATCGCGACCGATCAGGCCGGGCAGTATGTATAGCAATCCCAGCGCCCACAGGCCCCAGCGTGGCAGTGCGCTGGTGGCGGAGGCGGGAAGGCGGACGGGCTTCATCACAATGGCGTCTGATCAATGTTGAATTGCTGGGTATTGTGCCGGATAGCGGGTTACTGCGCTATTACTGAGCGTAGTTTTTGTTCTTGATGATCTCAACAAGACATACACTTATTTACGATTTCTTGAAGAGTTAGCTGCAGCGCAGCAGACAGTGTCGATTTTTGCCTGGCTGCCTGTCTCGATAAACAAAAAAAGGCAGCCGCAGCTGCCTTTTTGAACAAGCGATCGAATTAAGTATTTGCGATCGAAGTCTTGGAACCGACAGCGCCGAATTTCTTGCGGAACTTGTCAACGCGGCCAGCGGTGTCGACGATTTTGTGTTGACCGGTGTAGAACGGATGCGATTCCGACGAAACTTCAATCTTCACCAAAGGATATTCTTTACCTTCGTGAGTGATGTTTTCGCGAGTCTGGATAGTCGAACGGGTGACGAACTTGAAATCGTTCGAAACGTCGTGGAACAGGACTTCGCGGTAATTTGGGTGAATGCCGTCTTTCATAATTGCCTCAATTGTGTGGTAGCCAATCAATCACTTCGTCGGTCGTCTTGCTTCTTGACCCGATTGTCGATCACTTGCCGGGGGTGGAAAACCGCAGATTATACAATAAATCCAGCAGCAGACTGGAAAAAATGAATGAAATCAGTGCCTTGGGGACAATTGGCGGCTATTCTGAAGTATTGTCTCTTTGGTATTTATCCTGGGCGAACATGGCATCCGCCCAAGGCGGCCTTAATTTTTGACAGCGGCAGGGGTCTGGTTGCCGTTTTTGCGATACAAATACAATGTTGCAAACAAGCCACATATCGCCGCGGCAGTCATCCACATGCCAGGCGCGCCCTTGTCACCGGTGTATTCGATCAGGCCGGTTGCAACTGCCGGGGTAAAGCCGCCGAAAATCGCGGTCGCCAGGCTGTAGGCCAGGGAAAAGCCGGCGGTGCGCACTTCAACCGGCATGACTTCGGTTAGCGCCACCACCATCGCGCCGTTGTAGCTGGCATACAGGAAAGACAGCCACAGCTCGACCATCAGCATCTTCTGGAAAGTCGGATCAGCCACCAGCCACGACAGGGCCGGGTAGGCGGTGAGGATGGTCAGGATGGTGAACACCAGCAGCAGCGGTTTGCGGCCGATGCGGTCGGACAGGGCGCCCATCACCGGCAGCCAGATGAAATTCGAAATGCCGACGCAGAAGGTCACCACCAGTGCGTCGATGGTAGTCAGCTTGAGCACGCTTTTGCCGAAAGTCGGTGTGTAGACGGTGATCAGGTAAAACGAAACAGTCGTCATCGACACCAGCATCATGCCGGCCACCACCAGGCCCAGTTGTCTACCATGGAGCGAAGGATCTCGCGTATGGCGGGTTTGTGCTTGCGCGCCATGAACTCTTCGGTTTCCTGCAGCGAGCGGCGGATCACGAACAGCACCGGCACGATCATGCAGCCGACAAAGAACGGGATGCGCCAGCCCCAGTCGGCGATTTGCGCCGGCTGCAGCCACACTTGCAGGCCGAAGCCGAGGGCCGCGGCGACGATGATCGCCACCTGCTGGCTGGCGGACTGCCAGCTGACGTAAAAGCCCTTGTTGCCCGGGGTTGCCATTTCAGACAGGTAAACCGAGACGCCGCCCAGTTCGACCCCAGCCGAGAATCCTTGCAGCAGGCGGCCGGTCAGCACCAGCAGTGGCGCCGCATAACCGATGCTGGCGTAGCCAGGCACGAAGGCGATCAGCATGGTGCCGAGCGCCATCAGCGCCAGGGTGGTGATCAGGCCCTTGCGGCGGCCGACCCGGTCGACATAGGCGCCGAGGATGATGGCGCCCAGGGGACGCATCAGGAAGCCTGCGCCGAAAGTCATGAAGGTCAGCATCAGCGACGCAAATTCGTCGCCGGCCGGGAAAAAGGTCTTGGAGATGTAGGTCGCGTAGAAGCCGAACAGGAAGAAATCGAACATCTCCATGAAGTTACCGCTGGTAACCCGCAGGACTGTGCCGAATTTCGATTGGCTGGATTGAGTGGTCGCCATGATGTGCCGTTGCGAAAAAGGAGGTTCGCAAGCATAGCATTTAGCGTGTTGCGACGCTCTTCCTTGCAAGTAAATTATAGTTCTCTCTGTGCAACATTTTGCTGCCCCGGTTCACAGTTCAGCCGCTTCACATGGCAACGTAACCTTGTGGCTAGCCGTTCTGGGCCGCAGCATGGCAAACGATATGAGCGCCGCCAGCAGCGTCAGGCCGGCCAGGACAAACAGCGTGGCATGGAAAGCATCGGCATATATCGTTGTCAGCAATGCATGGTCGGCATGCGCGGCCAGCGTTGCTGCATGGCTGAAATTGCCGGCTGCCATGTCGTTGGCGATGGCGGTAATGGCTGTATCGGCTATTGTGCCTTGCCGCTGCAGGCCCGATTGCATCAAGGCTATCAGCATGGCGCCGACCGCCGCCAGCGCAATCGCTTCGCCTGCCAGGCGCATGGTGGAGAAAATCCCGGTGGCCATGCCGGCGCGTTCTTTCGGCACCACGCTGATCGAAAGATCGTCCATCAAGCCCCAGGGCAGGCCGGTGCCGATGCCTATCAGCAGCATCGGCCAGATCACCGCTATCGACTGCTGCCCGACCGGCATCGTCGCCAGCCATGACAGGCCCAGTGCCGCGATCACCAGGCCCAGCGCCGACAGCAGCCCGGACGAAACATGGCGCGCCAGCATGCCGGCGACGAACGGCACGATGGCCATCGGCGCCGATAGCGGGATCATCATCAAGCCGGCCTGGATTTCGCTGTAACCCTCGACGCCGATGAAGCCGATCGGCAGCACGATCAGCAGCACCACGAAGCAGACCGCGGTCGCCAGCGGCAGCAGCTGCACGCCGACGAAGCGCGGATACAGGAACAGCGACAGATCCAGCATCGGCCGCTCCTGGCGCAATTCGATCCAGACGAACGCCATCAGCAAGGCTGCGGCGCTCAGCAGCAGCGCCAGCACCGGTGCGCTGGACCAGCCCGATTGCGGCGCCAGCGTGATGCCGAAGATCAGCAAGGATAACGCTGCGGTAAAACTCAAGGTACCCCACCAGTCGATGCCGCGCGCATGCGGATCGCGCGTTTCATGCATGCGCGGCAAGCCGAACACCAGCACCAGCATGCCTATCAGCGTACCGGTAAAAAAGATGGCGCGCCAGCCCAGCGCTTCGATCAGGAAACCGGACCAGATCGGGCCGAACGCCAACCCGACGCCGAAGGTCGTGCCCAGCAGGCTGAACGCCCGGGTGCGTGCCGGTCCCTCGAACTCCTGCGCCAGCGAGGCAGCGCCGCCGGCCATGGCGAGCGCCGCGGCAACGCCTTGGGCGCCGCGCAGCAAGTCGAGCAGCAACAGGCTGGGAGCCAACGCCGTCACCAGCGACAGCAGCGTGAACCCGATCACGCCGGCGCGGAAAATCCGTTTGCGTCCCAGCTGGTCGGCCAGCGCGCCGGCCGCCATCACGCAGCTGCCGAACGCCAGCACAAAGGCGTTCACCACCCAGGCCAGCGCCACCGGACTGCCGTGCAGGTCGCGCGCAATGGCCGGCATGGCGACGGCCGGTCCGGTAAAACTGAGCGGCATCATCAAGCCGGCCAGGCACACCGCAGCCAGGATGATTGTCTTGTTCCTGGCATCGCCGCCGCGCTGCGTTTCGCTGGTGATCGCTGACATGGCGCGCTCCTTAGATGTTGTAGCCGCCGTCTATGGTGAGCGCGGCGCCGGTGATGAAGCGGCTTTCCGCGCTGGCCAGGTAAGCAACCAGGCCGCCTATGTCCTCACCGCTGCCGTAGTGGCCAAGCGCCATCAGCGCGCGCAAGGAGTCGGCGCGTTCGCTGTCGGCCGGATTCATGTCGGTGTCTATCGGCCCGGGCTGGACCAGGTTGGCGGTGATGCCGCGCGGGCCGAGATCGCGGGCGATGCCTTTGGTCAGGCCGATCAGTGCCGACTTGCTCATTGCGTACAGGGTGCTGCCGGCGGCCGGCACGCGATCCGCATTGCAGCTGCCGATGGTGATGATGCGGCCGCCGCTTTCCATGTGCGGCGCGGCGGCCTGGGCGCCGGCGAACACTGCGCGCACATTGACTGCGATGATGCGGTCGAATTCTTCCAGGGTGAACTGGTCCAGCGGCTTCCAGTAGCCGATGCCGGCATTGCTCACCAGGATGTCGATGCGGCCCAGTTCCTGCACCGTGCGCTGCACCGCTGCCACGGTGGCATGCGGATCGGCGCTGTCGGCGGCCAGCGCCAGGCTGCGCCTGCCGCCGGCGCGGATATCGTTCGCCACGGTATTCGCCTTGTCGGCCGAATTGACATAGGTGATTGCAACATCCGCCCCTTCTTGCGCCAGCCGTTTCGCTATCGCCGCGCCGATTCCACGGCTTGCGCCGGTGACCAAGGCCACTTTTCCAGTCAGTTTTGA
Coding sequences within it:
- a CDS encoding type B 50S ribosomal protein L31 translates to MKDGIHPNYREVLFHDVSNDFKFVTRSTIQTRENITHEGKEYPLVKIEVSSESHPFYTGQHKIVDTAGRVDKFRKKFGAVGSKTSIANT
- a CDS encoding ArnT family glycosyltransferase, with amino-acid sequence MKPVRLPASATSALPRWGLWALGLLYILPGLIGRDPWKNEDASSFGIAWTMAHGSIADWLMPNIVGLPMPGESPLTYWIGAVFIKLFGWLLGDPLAGRLPAVGFFLVGSLSVWYATYLLGRRTEAQPLRLAFGGQPEPQDFGRTLADGAFLIYLGCLGLLLPSHEPTAKSLQVALVAFSIYVAVRLFEARSLRSAALLGLSFGLLILSRGWLLPLALLCGLLSLALIREKAIVRDLLAVTLPVALLVAAAWLITSWALLPGALNRLVAWENYNLQQLSWPTWTALSYYLKYGIWFAWPAWPFAGWAVYAWRQQRSTLHIALPLAFFISLTIILLLNPHPEEGILLPLLPPLVILAAFGLPTMKRGAINAVDWFSVMTLTACAAFIWLAWIAKESGWPAQIAKNVYKLAPGFKPEFNLIALAIALLGSVFWILLVNWRLSRRPAVLWRAVVLSSGGVILCWLLLTTLWLPWINYSKSYAGVAAQIDEHLPAVKQCVDTNVGPAQRASFAYFGDIPFGEYGQPHCDFLLYQDNISVKSDDAIWREFKGNWKLLWTGRRPSDRDERFRLYQRVSN
- a CDS encoding 3-oxoacyl-ACP reductase family protein, producing the protein MSKLTGKVALVTGASRGIGAAIAKRLAQEGADVAITYVNSADKANTVANDIRAGGRRSLALAADSADPHATVAAVQRTVQELGRIDILVSNAGIGYWKPLDQFTLEEFDRIIAVNVRAVFAGAQAAAPHMESGGRIITIGSCNADRVPAAGSTLYAMSKSALIGLTKGIARDLGPRGITANLVQPGPIDTDMNPADSERADSLRALMALGHYGSGEDIGGLVAYLASAESRFITGAALTIDGGYNI
- a CDS encoding MFS transporter, with product MSAITSETQRGGDARNKTIILAAVCLAGLMMPLSFTGPAVAMPAIARDLHGSPVALAWVVNAFVLAFGSCVMAAGALADQLGRKRIFRAGVIGFTLLSLVTALAPSLLLLDLLRGAQGVAAALAMAGGAASLAQEFEGPARTRAFSLLGTTFGVGLAFGPIWSGFLIEALGWRAIFFTGTLIGMLVLVFGLPRMHETRDPHARGIDWWGTLSFTAALSLLIFGITLAPQSGWSSAPVLALLLSAAALLMAFVWIELRQERPMLDLSLFLYPRFVGVQLLPLATAVCFVVLLIVLPIGFIGVEGYSEIQAGLMMIPLSAPMAIVPFVAGMLARHVSSGLLSALGLVIAALGLSWLATMPVGQQSIAVIWPMLLIGIGTGLPWGLMDDLSISVVPKERAGMATGIFSTMRLAGEAIALAAVGAMLIALMQSGLQRQGTIADTAITAIANDMAAGNFSHAATLAAHADHALLTTIYADAFHATLFVLAGLTLLAALISFAMLRPRTASHKVTLPCEAAEL